A genomic segment from Nicotiana sylvestris chromosome 1, ASM39365v2, whole genome shotgun sequence encodes:
- the LOC104213571 gene encoding uncharacterized protein encodes MDDTFIQRKRTAVVVGSMVMPKYYDPKTVYTPKDIQTDMLSQHGVNLSYMQAWRAKEKALQLLRGHPADSYNKLPKYFYILEKTYPGSVVKLKKTTEECFLYAFVALCTSISGWEYCRPVVVVDGTFLKTTNKGIMLTANTMDATGTILPLAYDVVDSENDASWKWFFEQFKQAYGEITSMCVVQIGMRMVKRHATVNRTWTMTSNIVESLNAVTKEARELQIFDLLEYMRTFLERWTKEKLLKAKGTFTYLGYKFNKELEKNSTLSQKLRVRASTDHIHTAIDGVMWYIVCLESKKCSCDQFQLDQLSCPHALAALRHRNETYENYCSPYYTRESMLRTYEMYHLLFTTPVKGTREFFPI; translated from the exons ATGGACGATACATTCATACAACGCAAACGTACTGCAGTTGTAGTTGGTAGCATGGTCATGCCAAAGTATTATGATCCTAAGACAGTTTACACACCAAAGGACATACAAACTGACATGTTGTCCCAACACGGAGTGAAcctaagctacatgcaagcatggagGGCAAAGGAAAAGGCTTTACAGTTATTGAGAGGTCATCCGGCTGACTCCTATAacaaattaccaaaatatttttatattcttgagaaGACGTATCCTGGTTCAGTTGTTAAATTGAAGAAGACAACAGAAGAATGCTTCTTATatgcatttgttgctctttgtacaTCAATAAGTGGTTGGGAATATTGTAGACCAGTAGTAGTGGTTGATGGGACATTCTTAAAGACAACTAATAAGGGGATTATGCTGACAGCAAACACAATGGATGCAACAG GTACAATATTACCTTTGGCATATGATGTGGTTGATTCGGAAAACGACGCATCGTGGAAGTGGTTTTTTGAGCAATTCAAGCAAGCATATGGTGAAATAACTTCAATGTGTGTTGTTCAGATAGGAATGAGA atggttAAGAGACATGCAACGGTGAATAGAACTTGGACTATGACATCAAACATTGTCGAGTCGTTGAATGCTGTAACAAAAGAGGCAAGAGAGCTGCAAATATTTGACCTATTAGAGTATATGAGGACATTTCTTGAACGTTGGACGAAAGAGAAGTTATTGAAGGCAAAGGGTACTTTCACATACCTTGGATACAAATTCAACAAAGAATTGGAGAAAAACAGTACATTATCTCAGAAACTTAGG gtgagggcttcaacagaTCATATCCATACTGCGATAGATGGTGTGATGTGGTATATTGTGTGTCTTGAAAGCAAGAAATGTAGTTGTGACCAGTTCCAACTTGATCAACTTTCATGTCCGCATGCTTTGGCAGCTCTAAGGCACAGGAATGAAACCTATGAAAACTATTGCTCTCCGTATTACACAAGGGAGAGCATGCTGCGTACATATGAAATGTACCACCTCCTTTTCACTACACCCGTAAaaggtacaagggagttttttccaatttaa
- the LOC104213569 gene encoding uncharacterized protein isoform X3 yields the protein MVLLQNNPTASRKRPAVKSKTGFVPPFAPPAKIPKSAEENVPQIASELEAQKLGKSQNVSSTEKMISVLADAGCTLINPSGPPCLPSDLHRLRNSLNRLFSADSSLKSEFLQGFSSYINSPGNLRRILSPSRRDGLGSVRSDSLARVLLLVPSIQSHIQNLLLEKLPEYFDVDPGGNVGGRSSSLCLEEDIARLILNQFRWLDFLVDSETFTEKLFQVLSICPVQLKKEIIGSLPEIIGEKNNKTIIDSLQEMLQEDSSIIVPMLDCFSNLHLDDMLQEQVITVALSCIRTIDVEHMPYLLRFLLILATPANTRRIISHIRQQLKLAGASNVWTTQQSKMKGKSVVNNAEASILDDLRTSLRFNKVICQETLNELKSLENVQNHKVIDIWLLMLIYMSSEPLQKSVEKLLKKKILEGCIVETMFDQCISGNKDLAQDYLPTLLSISEYLLACKEAKAREFGIHMYTNLFKELVDSYSRQEVLGALITHVGSGISHEVSSALDVLVLLASKYSQELIPLSSHITGILDYLETFSVQNLHKVYEAFSLLAFSAQVSTVSFGSPISNELLVIVRKQLSNPDLIYKKMGLIGTLKIVSYLGDAKATKQLSSSQKSNYEEALELLETSMNSCKQLPLPLIMFYDDLALTLKKKALHPAIVEWTSKHVGDFEAKFLCDLDGGELMVKELYCGLEGDLWMNLDGDISPICLNVLPLVSSSLRAASSLQILPANFVLLSSIERLANQGSLAGIDALLGCPIHLPSSKFFSEPLWGSLSGKQKQIIILSLYYAANWLRELLNAFCTQAVNECDAFSQATREEITLKLFKRLRNLVFLESLLNSSLRQCSFSLPELQPHLESLSLNKLDHNRDQEIKNEHGNGNGGLLQKKKKEKKTSQASLTDGKLRQPTIMDVLRKAGAVPSQEPSVSPSGTCSKGSTPEPSGNQPRNSNIPANVDVSTALEHVEAQRYKFRPLLLDCFAILAFQKTQDSCCADSASELPLCLYILRDLNRKLDYFSPRRHILVRRMSVPPAFGEMKVIEFISKIQPLFPSLRRHLNSAVSGVRADTEICPDHWKTHSAFAGNPDIPNITIFRPSVSRFVIKETLQCFGKMLNIPDVQRDRSVLSDLLEAFQPISMTDCFFEGMQLIPSPGDIGYLYAGAYSFVGTIFDSARAVSFALASDILLSLESVLSSIRTILDNDLDDIGKDIRTGFSKELLSFLSKKLGTFAYKLLMEKCDGVNDIEDGQKVKAEVIQKLLRIYLENSESTSDSLSELACSVFPQVSSRKSAAEDGCSFPTLCPATFCIWYRVMHEENLAMINRLVKEISLLEKARGGVEVEDVKCLLKKLQQSVNVVVSLVNMCKTHDKVNVRAIAVKFGGKFVDSFLKGAI from the exons atggtTCTTCTCCAGAACAACCCAACCGCTTCTCGTAAACGTCCGGCGGTGAAATCCAAAACCGGATTTGTTCCTCCTTTTGCTCCGCCCGCCAAAATCCCCAAATCCGCTGAGGAAAATGTTCCACAAATAGCTTCGGAATTGGAAGCGCAAAAGTTAGGGAAATCACAAAATGTAAGTTCGACTGAGAAAATGATATCAGTTCTAGCGGATGCAGGCTGCACATTGATCAACCCGTCGGGTCCGCCATGTCTACCGTCCGACCTACATAGGCTTCGGAACAGTCTCAACCGTCTCTTCTCAGCCGATTCCTCTCTAAAGTCTGAGTTCCTTCAAGGCTTCTCGTCTTACATTAACTCTCCCGGCAACCTTCGCCG CATTTTATCACCTTCAAGACGTGATGGACTTGGATCAGTACGAAGTGACAGTCTGGCAAGAGTACTGCTACTGGTTCCTTCCATCCAGTCACACATTCAAAACTTGCTGCTTGAAAAGCTTCCTGAGTATTTTGATGTGGACCCTGGTGGAAATGTTGGAGGGAGATCATCCTCTTTATGTCTTGAAGAAGATATAGCAAGGCTGATTCTGAACCAATTCCGGTGGCTTGACTTCCTTGTAGACTCAGAAACATTTACTGAAAAACTCTTTCAAGTATTATCTATTTGCCCGGTTCAATTGAAGAAGGAAATAATTGGGTCATTGCCTGAGATTATTGGGGAGAAAAACAACAAAACTATCATAGATTCGCTTCAGGAGATGCTTCAAGAGGATTCTTCCATTATTGTTCCCATGCTCGACTGTTTCTCTAACCTTCATTTGGATGATATGTTGCAAGAACAG GTCATTACAGTGGCGTTATCTTGTATCCGAACAATTGATGTGGAGCATATGCCCTACCTATTGAGATTCCTACTGATTTTGGCTACGCCAGCCAATACTCGTAGGATTATTTCACACATCCGACAACAGCTCAAACTTGCTGGAGCATCGAATGTTTGGACCACACAGCAGAGTAAGATGAAGGGAAAGTCAGTCGTCAACAATGCAGAAGCTTCAATACTTGATGACTTGCGGACAAGTCTTCGATTTAATAAA GTAATTTGCCAAGAGACATTGAATGAACTGAAAAGCCTTGAGAATGTTCAGAATCATAAGGTGATAGACATATGGTTGCTTATGCTTATATACATGAGCAGCGAGCCTTTACAAAAGAGTGTTGAGAAGTTACTGAAGAAGAAAATTCTTGAGGGCTGTATAGTGGAAACAATGTTTGATCAATGTATTTCTGGGAATAAGGATTTGGCTCAG GATTATCTTCCTACCCTCCTTTCCATTTCTGAGTACTTACTGGCTTGCAAAGAAGCCAAAGCCCGGGAATTCGGCATTCACATGTACACAAATCTATTCAAAGAGCTCGTGGATAGTTATTCAAGACAGGAA GTCCTTGGAGCATTAATTACTCATGTGGGCTCTGGGATAAGTCATGAAGTGAGTTCTGCTTTGGATGTGCTGGTCCTCCTAGCCTCAAAGTACTCACAGGAGTTGATTCCACTATCTTCTCATATAACTG GCATCCTAGATTACTTGGAGACATTTAGTGTTCAAAACCTGCATAAG GTGTATGAAGCTTTCAGTCTTTTGGCATTTTCTGCTCAAGTGAGTACAGTGTCCTTTGGATCTCCTATTTCGAATGAACTACTAGTGATTGTGAGAAAGCAG CTGAGTAATCCTGATCTCATTTATAAGAAGATGGGCTTAATTGGCACTCTCAAGATAGTTTCCTACCTTGGGGATGCAAAAGCTACAAAGCAACTTTCATCATCTCAG AAGTCAAATTACGAGGAagctttggagcttttggaaACATCTATGAATTCTTGCAAGCAGCTGCCACTTCCATTGATTATGTTCTATGATGATCTGGCTTTAACATTGAAGAAAAAGGCACTTCATCCAGCCATAGTAGAATG GACAAGCAAACATGTTGGGGACTTCGAAGCAAAGTTTTTGTGTGACCTTGACGGTGGGGAGCTTATGGTCAAAGAGCTATATTGTGGTTTGGAAG GAGATTTATGGATGAACCTCGATGGAGACATATCTCCTATATGTCTGAATGTCTTGCCACTTGTATCCTCTTCATTGCG GGCCGCTTCATCACTGCAAATTCTTCCTGCAAACTTCGTTTTGCTGTCTTCA ATTGAGAGGTTGGCAAATCAAGGATCTCTTGCAGGAATTGATGCACTTCTTGGCTGCCCTATACACCTTCCTTCCTCTAAG TTCTTCTCTGAACCACTTTGGGGCTCTTTAAGTGGAAAGCAAAAGCAAATCATTATCTTATCATTGTACTATGCTGCCAATTGGCTGCGGGAACTG CTCAATGCCTTTTGCACTCAAGCTGTCAATGAATGTGATGCATTCAGTCAAGCAACAAGAGAGGAGATAACTCTTAAACTTTTTAAGCGGTTGAGGAACCTCGT ATTCCTGGAGAGCTTACTAAACAGTTCCCTCAGACAGTGCTCCTTTTCTTTACCTGAACTCCAACCTCATCTGGAGTCCTTGTCACTGAACAAGCTTGATCATAATAGAGATCAGGAGATTAAGAATGAGCATGGTAATGGGAATGGTGGTTTattacaaaagaagaagaaagagaaaaagaccAGTCAAGCATCACTTACTGATGGAAAACTTAGGCAGCCAACCATCATGGATGTTCTAAGGAAAGCAGGTGCAGTTCCGAGCCAAGAACCAAGTGTGAGTCCTTCTGGAACGTGCTCTAAAGGTAGCACACCTGAGCCATCAGGGAATCAACCACGTAATTCTAATATACCAGCAAATGTCGATGTTTCTACCGCTCTGGAGCATGTGGAAGCACAAAGATACAAATTCAGGCCTCTTTTGCTGGATTGCTTTGCCATCTTAGCTTTTCAGAAG ACTCAGGATTCCTGCTGTGCAGATTCAGCTTCTGAG TTGCCCCTTTGTCTATATATTCTGCGGGATCTAAACAGAAAGCTGGACTACTTCAGTCCACGAAGGCATATATTGGTTAGGCGCATGAGTGTTCCTCCTGCATTTGGTGAGATGAAAGTCATAGAGTTCATAAGCAAAATTCAGCCACTATTTCCTTCTCTTAGAAGGCACTTGAATTCTGCAGTATCTGGTGTTAGAGCAG ATACAGAGATATGCCCGGATCATTGGAAAACTCATTCCGCCTTTGCTGGAAATCCTGATATACCCAATATTACAATCTTTAGACCATCAGTTTCGAGATTTGTCATAAAAGAGACACTTCAATGCTTTGGCAAG ATGCTAAACATTCCGGATGTTCAGAGAGACAGGTCAGTACTTTCTGATCTTCTGGAGGCATTCCAGCCAATCAGCATGACAGACTGCTTTTTCGAAGGCATGCAATTGATTCCATCACCAGGAGACATAGGTTATCTATATGCTGGTGCATATTCATTCGTTGGGACTATCTTTGATTCAG CACGTGCTGTCTCATTTGCTTTGGCATCCGACATATTGTTAAGCTTAGAATCAGTACTTTCCTCTATCCGAACTATACTAGATAACGATCTCGATGATATTGGAAAAGATATTCGCACAGGTTTTTCGAAAGAGCTACTTTCTTTTCTGTCAAAGAAGCTGGGAACTTTTGCTTACAAACTCTTGATGGAAAAGTGTGATGGCGTTAATGACATTGAAGATGGTCAGAAAGTCAAA GCAGAGGTCATTCAAAAGCTTTTACGAATTTACTTGGAAAATAGCGAGTCCACTTCCGATTCCCTAAGTGAACTTGCCTGCTCCGTTTTTCCCCAG